A stretch of Saccharomyces eubayanus strain FM1318 chromosome I, whole genome shotgun sequence DNA encodes these proteins:
- the SEN34 gene encoding tRNA splicing endonuclease subunit SEN34, whose protein sequence is MTEEDVRRVAITIYAKKCAEAEEVLMSPLVFDMHDIQLLRKYGICGVLSGTLPTAAQQNVFLSVPLRLMLEDVLWLHQNNLADVKIIRQGGDEIIAGITPERGAKLAKLVEDRLTKSFDYQTKFKKDQHIAKLKKIGIINDETSAEELQRLDKSNNNDQLIESSLFIDIADSSSILKDDSIALNSLSCDDIRNLLFKQYERSEKMQTYFLYKALRDQGYVLSPGGRFGGKFIAYPGDPLRFHSHLTIQEAIDYRSEPIDLISMISGARLGTTVKKLWVIGGVEEETGSTHFFSVEWAGFG, encoded by the coding sequence ATGACTGAGGAAGATGTTAGACGCGTAGCGATCACTATATATGCGAAAAAATGTGCAGAAGCTGAGGAGGTGCTGATGTCACCGCTAGTATTCGACATGCATGATATCCAGCTTCTGCGGAAGTATGGTATATGTGGTGTGCTGTCTGGAACTTTGCCCACTGCTGCACAACAGAATGTGTTCTTGTCGGTGCCTCTGAGGCTCATGCTGGAAGACGTGCTGTGGCTTCACCAAAACAATCTCGCCGATGTGAAGATAATAAGACAAGGGGGCGATGAGATAATAGCAGGAATAACGCCAGAAAGGGGTGCCAAACTAGCCAAACTGGTGGAAGACCGCTTAACTAAGTCGTTCGATTATCAGACGAAGTTTAAGAAGGACCAACACATTgcaaaattaaagaaaatcggTATTATCAACGACGAGACTTCCGCAGAGGAACTACAGCGGTTGGACAAATCTAACAACAACGACCAGCTGATCGaatcttctttatttattgaCATTGCCGACAGTTCTTCTATCCTAAAGGACGATAGTATTGCTTTGAATAGCCTATCTTGTGATGATATTCGTAATTTGTTGTTTAAGCAATACGAGCGGTCAGAAAAGATGCAGACATACTTTTTGTACAAGGCATTGAGAGATCAAGGATACGTCTTGTCTCCAGGTGGTCGTTTTGGTGGGAAATTCATAGCATATCCTGGTGATCCCCTGCGTTTCCATTCGCATTTGACTATCCAAGAGGCGATCGATTATCGTAGCGAGCCGATCGACTTGATATCTATGATAAGCGGTGCAAGACTAGGCACTACTGTTAAGAAACTTTGGGTCATAGGGGGTGTTGAGGAAGAGACGGGAAGCACACATTTCTTCTCGGTGGAATGGGCAGGTTTCGGTtaa
- the RFA1 gene encoding replication factor A subunit protein RFA1, translated as MSSIQLSKGDFHSIFTNKQRYDNPTGGVYQVYNTRKSDGANSNRKNLIMISDGVYHMKALLRNQAASKFQSMELQRGDMIRVIVAEPAIVRERKKYVLLVDDFELIQSRAEMVNQASTFLDNYFSEHSNETLKDEDITDNGNAANQANAGNAGVPDMLHSNSNLNANDKKFSNESSGSQKSKPIFAIEQLSPYQNVWTIKARVSYKGEIKTWHNQRGDGKLFNVNFLDTSGEIRATAFNDFATKFNEILQEGKVYYVSKAKLQPAKPQFTNLTHPYELNLDRDTVVEECFDESNVPKTHFNFIKLDAIQNQEVNSNVDVLGIIQTINPHFELTSRAGKKFDRRDITIVDDSGFSISVGLWNQQALDFNLPEGSVAAIKGVRVTDFGGKSLSMGFSSTLIPNPEIPEAYALKGWYDSKGRNANFITLKQEPGMGGQSAAGLTKFIAQRINIARAQAENLGRSEKGDFFSVKAAISFLKVDNFAYPACSNENCNKKVLEQPDGTWRCEKCDTNNASPNWRYILTISIIDETNQLWLTLFDDQAKQLLGVDANGLMSLKEEDPNEFTKITQSIQMNEYDFRIRAREDTYNDQSRIRYTVANLHSLNHKAEADYLADELSKALLA; from the coding sequence ATGAGCAGCATTCAACTTTCGAAGGGAGACTTCCACAGCATCTTCACCAACAAGCAGAGGTACGATAATCCTACCGGTGGCGTTTACCAGGTTTACAATACCAGGAAGTCAGATGGTGCCAATAGCAACAGAAAGAACCTGATCATGATTTCAGACGGTGTCTACCACATGAAGGCTCTTTTGAGAAACCAGGCCGCGTCCAAATTCCAGTCGATGGAGCTACAAAGGGGCGATATGATTCGCGTGATAGTTGCTGAACCTGCTATTGTCagagaaaggaaaaagtacgttcttttggttgatgattttgagcTAATCCAATCCCGTGCAGAAATGGTCAACCAGGCCAGTACATTTTTAGATAATTACTTCTCGGAGCATTCAAATGAAACCTTAaaggatgaagatataACCGATAACGGCAATGCCGCTAACCAAGCAAACGCCGGCAATGCCGGAGTTCCAGATATGCTCCATTCAAACTCAAACCTAAATGCTAACGACAAAAAGTTCTCCAACGAAAGCTCTGGCTCTCAAAAATCCAAACCGATTTTTGCCATTGAACAATTGTCTCCATACCAAAACGTTTGGACGATCAAGGCAAGAGTTTCCTACAAGGGAGAAATCAAGACCTGGCACAATCAAAGAGGTGATGGGAAATTGTTCAATGTCAATTTTCTAGACACCTCTGGGGAAATCAGAGCCACTGCTTTCAACGACTTCGCTACCAAGTTTAACGAAATTTTGCAAGAGGGCAAAGTATACTACGTTTCAAAGGCAAAGCTGCAACCAGCTAAGCCTCAGTTTACCAACTTGACTCATCCTTATGAGCTCAATTTGGATAGAGACACCGTCGTCGAAGAATGTTTTGACGAAAGCAATGTTCCAAAGACCCatttcaacttcatcaaattAGATGCTATCCAAAACCAAGAGGTAAACTCCAACGTGGATGTTCTGGGCATTATCCAAACTATCAACCCACATTTCGAACTAACTTCCAgagctggaaaaaaatttgatcGTCGCGATATCACAATTGTCGACGATTCTGGGTTTTCTATCTCAGTCGGTCTGTGGAATCAGCAAGCCCTTGACTTCAACCTCCCCGAAGGTTCTGTTGCCGCCATCAAAGGTGTTCGAGTAACAGATTTTGGCGGAAAGTCTTTATCTATGGGGTTTTCAAGTACTTTAATTCCCAATCCAGAAATTCCTGAAGCGTATGCTCTAAAGGGGTGGTACGATTCTAAGGGACGTAATGCCAACTTCATCACTTTAAAGCAAGAACCCGGGATGGGCGGTCAATCAGCTGCTGGCTTAACGAAATTTATTGCTCAACGTATAAACATTGCTAGGGCTCAAGCCGAAAACTTGGGAAGAAGTGAAAAAggtgattttttcagtgtTAAGGCTGCTATTAGTTTCTTGAAGGTCGACAATTTTGCATATCCTGCCTGTTCCAATGAAAACTGTAACAAGAAAGTCTTGGAACAACCTGATGGTACTTGGAGATGTGAGAAATGTGATACCAACAATGCAAGCCCTAATTGGAGGTACATATTGACAATCTCAATCATTGACGAAACTAACCAACTATGGCTAACTTTGTTCGATGACCAAGCTAAACAATTGCTTGGAGTTGACGCTAATGGTTTAATGTCTTTGAAGGAGGAGGATCCCAATGAATTTACGAAAATTACCCAAAGCATCCAAATGAACGAATATGACTTTAGGATCAGAGCACGCGAAGATACATACAACGATCAAAGCAGAATCAGATATACTGTTGCCAACCTACACAGTTTGAATCACAAGGCTGAAGCTGATTATTTGGCAGACGAGTTATCCAAGGCTTTGTTGGCTTAA
- the ERP1 gene encoding Erp1p: MLLTALLQIFACCLVLPAQVSAFYFYTTGAERKCFHKELSRGTLFQGTYKAQIYDDDLKGYRDAGAQDFGVVIDIEETFDDDHLVVHQKGSASGDYTFIALESGEHKVCIQPEAGGWLIKAKTKIEVNFQVGTDEKLDSKGKTTIDILHAKVNVLNSKISEVRREQQLMRDREATFRDASESVNSRAMWWIVIQLIVLTVTCGWQMKHLGKFFVKQKIL; the protein is encoded by the coding sequence ATGCTTTTAACTGCCCTATTGCAGATTTTTGCCTGCTGCCTAGTCTTGCCAGCTCAAGTTTCTGCGTTCTATTTTTATACCACTGGTGCTGAGCGTAAATGTTTCCATAAGGAATTATCGAGAGGTACCTTGTTTCAAGGAACATATAAAGCACAAATATATGACGACGACTTGAAGGGATACAGAGATGCTGGTGCGCAAGATTTCGGTGTCGTAATcgatattgaagaaacatTTGACGACGACCATTTAGTTGTTCATCAAAAGGGTTCGGCAAGTGGTGATTACACTTTCATTGCACTAGAATCAGGTGAACATAAGGTTTGCATCCAGCCCGAAGCTGGCGGTTGGTTGATTAAGGCTAAAACCAAGATTGAAGTTAATTTCCAAGTTGGTacagatgaaaaattagacTCTAAGGGGAAAACCACTATTGACATCTTGCATGCCAAAGTTAACGTTTTGAACTCCAAGATCAGTGAAGTCAGAAGAGAGCAGCAATTGATGAGAGATCGTGAAGCTACCTTCAGAGATGCGTCAGAATCCGTAAATTCTCGTGCTATGTGGTGGATTGTAATTCAATTGATTGTCCTTACAGTTACCTGCGGCTGGCAAATGAAACACTTGGGTAAATTTTTCGTtaaacaaaagattttaTGA
- the SWD1 gene encoding COMPASS subunit protein SWD1: MNILLQDPFAVLKEHPEKLTHTIENPLRTECLQYSPCGDYLALGCANGALVIYDMDTFRPICVPGNMLGAHVRPITSIAWSPDGRFLLTSSRDWFIKLWDLSLPSKPLKEISFDSPIWGCQWLDAKNWLCVATVFEESDAYVIDFSNDPVASLLSKSEETSLSSTPDHGYVLVCTVHTKHQDIIITGTSKGWLNFYKFHSISQSECIHSLKITSSNIKHVIISQDGGRLAINSSDRTIRQYEIHVNNETSTVELILEHKYQDVINKLQWNCILFSNNSAEYLVASTHGSSAHELYIWETTSGTLVRVLEGVEEELIDITWDFYSMSIVSNGFESGNVYMWSVVVPPKWSALAPDFEEVEENVDYLEKEDEFDEVDEAEQQQGLEKEEEIVIDLRTREQYDVRGNNLLVERFTIPTDYIRIIKMQSSSG, translated from the coding sequence ATGAATATCCTTTTACAGGATCCATTTGCTGTTCTTAAGGAACATCCTGAAAAGCTCACACATACAATTGAGAACCCTTTACGGACTGAATGTCTCCAGTACAGTCCTTGTGGTGACTACCTGGCCCTAGGTTGTGCCAATGGAGCACTTGTTATTTACGACATGGATACATTCCGGCCTATCTGTGTCCCAGGGAATATGCTGGGGGCACATGTGAGACCGATTACTTCTATCGCATGGTCTCCAGATGGCCGTTTTTTGCTTACAAGCTCCAGAGATTGGTTCATAAAACTTTGGGATCTTTCTCTACCAAGTAAGCCATTGAAGGAAATTAGCTTTGATTCTCCAATTTGGGGGTGCCAATGGCTGGACGCTAAGAACTGGCTCTGTGTTGCTACAGTATTTGAGGAATCAGACGCATATGTTATAGATTTTAGTAACGATCCGGTGGCAAGCCTTCTCAGTAAATCTGAGGAGACATCATTGAGCTCAACACCCGATCATGGATATGTTCTTGTATGCACTGTGCATACTAAACATCAAGATATCATTATTACTGGGACATCGAAAGGTTGGTTAAACTTCTATAAATTTCATTCTATCTCTCAATCGGAATGTATTCATTCTCTCAAAATCACGAGCTCGAATATCAAACACGTAATAATTTCGCAAGACGGTGGGAGATTGGCTATTAACTCTTCAGATAGAACAATAAGGCAGTATGAAATACATGTTAATAACGAAACCTCCACCGTAGAGCTAATTTTAGAGCACAAGTACCAGGATGTAATTAACAAGTTGCAGTGGAACTGTATCCTCTTCAGTAATAACTCAGCCGAATACTTAGTTGCTTCTACCCATGGTTCTTCTGCTCATGAACTATACATCTGGGAAACCACAAGCGGAACGTTAGTGAGAGTTTTAGAAGGTGTAGAAGAGGAGCTGATAGATATCACTTGGGACTTCTATAGCATGAGTATCGTGAGTAACGGTTTTGAATCTGGGAATGTGTATATGTGGTCCGTTGTTGTACCTCCAAAATGGAGCGCTTTAGCGCCagactttgaagaagtagAGGAAAATGTGGATTATTTGgagaaagaagatgagTTCGACGAAGTCGATGAAGCTGAGCAGCAGCAGGGGCTGGAAAAGGAGGAAGAAATAGTTATAGATCTTCGAACAAGAGAACAGTATGATGTCAGAGGTAATAATTTACTTGTGGAGCGGTTCACAATTCCCACCGATTATATACGGATCATAAAAATGCAGTCATCGTCAGGTTGA
- the NUP60 gene encoding FG-nucleoporin NUP60, producing MHRKSSRRTSSNIRMAPYRKQVISNARNKPGLLSKIKTFFTQIDPTKVNSESKVTNERVGNKLSGRRVTSIPGGYFQPDALSDSSFHRSEAATTLQEGRSCLGNKEELCDETDESNVSNAKLANFFSRKGNEPLSEIEMEGVMSLLQRSNKSMIAPEREQKLSENSNVDQSLVLKESGSTPINISNTPTFNPKYDSSAVSNASMNTTLGSIGSRKYSFNYSSLPSPYKTTVYRYSAAKKMPDTCTANTSVQSIASVRSARAGVSKPAPTKKISNTAAALVSLLDEKDIKKNNPASQLANPYSSYVSQIRKHKKGSSNFVTGQEKSQESSVKALSSEKALEQSEELVNQSNNTKIAPPAPNKDTFTKYKPARSSSLRSNVVVAETSPEKKEAAAKAPSSTFSFSFNGAKKEEPSNGEQKSENAPPPLAKEFVFTKLQTNPLFEKPKAEMAKVESSPIEPNFSVTPQKNVSNSFVFNSVQKMPPLNFPQQKGGELETTQSTIGKDILMKELQEFDFNVPVTSKSLGNGSVDENKVEAFKSLYTF from the coding sequence ATGCATCGAAAATCATCCAGAAGAACCAGTTCAAATATACGTATGGCTCCGTACCGAAAACAAGTTATCAGCAATGCACGTAATAAACCAGGGCTTCTatccaaaataaaaacttttttcactcaAATCGATCCAACCAAAGTAAATTCAGAAAGTAAAGTTACTAATGAAAGAGTCGGCAATAAGCTTTCTGGAAGAAGAGTCACCAGTATACCAGGAGGATATTTTCAACCAGACGCATTATCAGATTCTAGTTTCCACCGTTCTGAGGCAGCCACTACTCTGCAAGAGGGTAGAAGTTGCCTTGGAAATAAGGAGGAACTCTGTGATGAAACCGATGAATCCAACGTCTCTAACGCCAAACTCGCAAATTTCTTTAGTAGAAAAGGTAATGAACCTTTATCAGAGATTGAAATGGAAGGTGTGATGTCATTGTTACAAAGATCAAACAAATCAATGATTGCTCCCGAAAGAGAACAGAAATTATCGGAAAATAGTAATGTCGATCAATCGCtagttttgaaagaatcaGGAAGTACGCCAATCAACATATCTAATACACCGACTTTCAATCCAAAATATGATTCTTCAGCCGTTTCGAATGCCTCAATGAATACAACTTTAGGAAGCATTGgctcaagaaaatatagcTTTAACTATTCTAGTCTCCCTTCACCATACAAAACCACCGTTTATCGGTACAGCGCAGCAAAAAAGATGCCCGATACATGCACAGCAAATACATCTGTTCAAAGCATAGCATCKGTAAGATCAGCCAGAGCTGGCGTCTCAAAGCCAGCTCCtaccaagaaaataagTAACACTGCAGCAGCATTGGTTTCTCTACTAGACGAAAAAGATATTAAGAAGAATAACCCTGCTTCACAACTTGCCAATCCATACTCATCATACGTAAGCCAAATACGCAAACATAAGAAGGGGTCCTCAAATTTTGTAACAGGCCAAGAAAAGAGTCAAGAATCCTCAGTTAAAGCTTTATCATCTGAAAAGGCTCTTGAACAAAGTGAAGAATTAGTAAACCAATCTAACAATACCAAAATCGCACCACCTGCACCAAATAAGGACACATTTACTAAATATAAGCCTGCGAGATCTTCGTCCTTACGCTCAAACGTTGTAGTAGCCGAAACATCTCccgaaaagaaagaggCTGCCGCTAAAGCTCCATCTTCCACATTtagcttttctttcaatggtgcaaaaaaagaggaaccTTCTAATGGTGAGCAAAAAAGTGAGAATGCCCCACCTCCGCTAGCCAAAGAGTTCGTTTTTACCAAGTTACAGACAAACccattatttgaaaagccAAAAGCTGAAATGGCCAAGGTAGAGTCTTCTCCGATAGAACCAAACTTTTCAGTAACAcctcaaaaaaatgtatcGAATAGCTTCGTTTTCAACAGCGTTCAAAAGATGCCACCATTAAATTTTCCACAACAAAAAGGCGGCGAGCTTGAAACTACTCAGAGCACAATAGGGAAAGACATTTTAATGAAAGAACTGCAGGAATTTGATTTCAACGTTCCTGTGACGTCTAAATCACTAGGAAATGGTTCagttgatgaaaataaagTTGAGGCCTTTAAATCTCTTTATACTTTTTGA